In the Ilumatobacteraceae bacterium genome, one interval contains:
- a CDS encoding TauD/TfdA family dioxygenase, with product MSSIDPQPVTTSAAWRGDELGAGSEWIYRLGTDQVAELEQLGQRFVADDPDLRYVQAADYPLAACADGLAQWAADVDSGRGFVLVRGLRTELYSDALSAAIYYILGLHLGEPMHQNNLGDLVDHVYATSDKTMDDPTALSARVRDVLPFHSDSSDLVALMCLRPARIGGASCLVSGAEIYNEILRRRPDLAPLLFEPLHWDWYRQDHNAPARTYTSPIVSITDGVFSIYAGALYVKTAQDYPEVPRLRPEQLELLDLFDEIAMEPGMAVEMDFRPGDIQWLSNYAALHSRASFVDWPEPQRRRHLLRLWLRREGGRPIAPGFGKNAVVTGRDRTDINPDDDRNGDNFRIGTAAVPRLGS from the coding sequence ATGAGTTCGATCGACCCTCAACCAGTCACCACATCGGCAGCGTGGCGAGGTGACGAGCTGGGCGCCGGTTCCGAGTGGATCTATCGACTCGGAACCGATCAGGTCGCTGAACTCGAACAGCTCGGGCAGCGGTTCGTTGCCGACGATCCCGACCTTCGGTACGTCCAGGCAGCGGACTATCCACTCGCCGCATGCGCCGACGGCCTCGCCCAGTGGGCGGCCGACGTCGATTCGGGACGAGGCTTCGTCCTGGTGCGCGGGCTGCGAACCGAGCTGTACTCGGATGCGTTGTCGGCTGCGATCTACTACATCCTCGGTCTCCATCTCGGTGAACCGATGCACCAGAACAACCTGGGCGACCTCGTCGATCACGTGTACGCCACCTCCGACAAGACGATGGACGACCCGACCGCGCTGTCGGCCCGGGTCCGTGACGTGCTGCCGTTCCACTCCGACAGCTCGGATCTCGTGGCGCTGATGTGTCTGCGGCCGGCCCGTATCGGTGGTGCGTCGTGCCTGGTGTCGGGTGCCGAGATCTACAACGAGATTCTTCGCCGTCGACCGGACCTGGCGCCGCTGCTGTTCGAGCCGTTGCATTGGGATTGGTACCGCCAAGACCACAACGCTCCAGCCCGTACCTACACCTCACCGATCGTCAGCATCACCGACGGCGTGTTCAGCATCTATGCCGGCGCGCTCTACGTGAAGACCGCCCAGGACTACCCGGAAGTGCCACGTCTGCGGCCCGAACAGCTCGAACTGCTCGACCTGTTCGACGAGATCGCGATGGAACCGGGCATGGCTGTCGAGATGGACTTCCGGCCGGGCGACATCCAATGGTTGTCGAACTACGCCGCGCTCCATTCGCGCGCGTCGTTCGTCGACTGGCCCGAACCACAGCGCCGCCGCCATCTCCTCCGACTCTGGCTCCGCCGTGAGGGAGGCCGCCCCATCGCCCCGGGATTCGGGAAGAACGCCGTGGTGACCGGCCGGGATCGCACCGACATCAATCCGGACGACGATCGCAACGGCGACAACTTCCGGATCGGCACCGCGGCCGTGCCTCGACTCGGATCCTGA
- a CDS encoding collagen-like protein: MRTPSSWRLGTAAVVAALVATAGVVAASSASSPSAAPSVFNPADPCRLLDSRDAGIAGGWLQADQTRTIAVAGNCGVPAAATALSVNLTAILPTEPSFVTLYPAGASRPIASTMNVGPEIPVLANSTDVRLGTDGIALFNLAGSMDVIVDVLGWYSPGSGAPGPQGPTGATGDTGPAGPTGPEGPTGATGDTGPAGPTGPEGPTGATGDTGPAGPAGPAGPTGATGDTGPAGPAGPAGPAGPAGPTGPAGPTGPAGPTGPAGATGATGATGPAGPAGGAMTLKDANGVELGIITSLPAESSVVEIYTSTGHVLGLNWDGTMSPSQIYYTGGGCTGTAYLNSGWEQAPPTWAGGVVYSGSLNTLMAIDNADANGLSPNVAFTKTGFDNPTCGTTSGTSHGYLLTAVTPTAVGLPAFPVATPLSISTD, translated from the coding sequence ATGCGTACACCTTCCTCCTGGCGACTCGGTACGGCCGCCGTCGTCGCCGCACTCGTCGCGACCGCCGGCGTCGTCGCAGCGTCATCGGCCTCATCGCCGTCGGCCGCTCCGTCGGTGTTCAACCCGGCCGACCCGTGCCGACTGCTCGACTCCCGAGACGCGGGCATCGCCGGAGGCTGGCTGCAGGCCGATCAGACGCGAACGATCGCCGTCGCCGGGAACTGCGGGGTACCTGCCGCGGCCACGGCCTTGTCGGTGAACCTCACCGCGATCCTGCCGACCGAGCCCTCCTTCGTCACGTTGTACCCGGCCGGCGCGAGCCGTCCGATCGCATCGACGATGAACGTCGGCCCGGAGATCCCCGTCCTCGCGAACTCGACGGACGTCCGCCTCGGCACCGACGGCATCGCGCTCTTCAACCTCGCCGGTTCGATGGACGTCATCGTCGATGTCCTCGGCTGGTACTCGCCCGGGTCGGGCGCACCGGGCCCGCAGGGTCCCACCGGCGCGACCGGCGACACCGGACCAGCAGGACCCACCGGACCCGAGGGTCCCACCGGCGCGACCGGCGACACCGGACCAGCAGGACCCACCGGACCCGAGGGTCCCACCGGGGCGACCGGCGACACCGGACCAGCAGGACCAGCAGGACCGGCCGGACCCACCGGGGCGACGGGCGACACCGGACCAGCAGGACCAGCAGGACCAGCAGGACCGGCTGGGCCCGCAGGGCCGACCGGACCCGCAGGGCCGACCGGACCCGCAGGGCCGACCGGACCCGCCGGCGCGACCGGTGCGACCGGCGCGACCGGTCCCGCAGGACCCGCCGGAGGCGCGATGACCCTGAAGGACGCGAACGGCGTCGAACTCGGCATCATCACCTCGCTGCCGGCCGAGAGTTCCGTGGTCGAGATCTACACGTCGACCGGTCACGTCCTCGGCCTCAACTGGGACGGCACCATGTCGCCCTCGCAGATCTACTACACCGGCGGGGGCTGCACCGGCACGGCCTACCTCAACTCCGGGTGGGAGCAGGCGCCCCCGACGTGGGCCGGCGGCGTCGTCTACTCCGGGTCGCTGAACACCCTCATGGCCATCGACAATGCCGACGCGAACGGGTTGTCGCCCAACGTCGCCTTCACCAAGACCGGGTTCGACAACCCGACCTGCGGCACGACGTCGGGAACCAGTCACGGCTATCTACTCACCGCTGTGACACCAACGGCCGTCGGACTGCCGGCCTTCCCGGTCGCGACACCGCTGTCGATCAGCACGGACTGA
- a CDS encoding TetR family transcriptional regulator, with the protein MIDATLELLADRPVEHITVREVAERSGHHHRFVAAWFGGKAGLFKAVFEQLVRQLAPTGRMLTESGHIDPRAEQVVQLLNWLVANHPEAFADRAETPLVDAMAAAHVAMGIADDDARLLAQLVLAATVGVILFGNVLGLQPGDAARLYEMQMQMATALRHDSGADARHPVVPDGTPGSA; encoded by the coding sequence ATGATCGACGCGACCCTGGAGTTGTTGGCCGACCGCCCGGTCGAACACATCACCGTGCGTGAGGTCGCTGAGCGGTCCGGGCACCATCACCGCTTCGTGGCCGCCTGGTTCGGCGGCAAGGCGGGGCTGTTCAAGGCGGTCTTCGAACAACTGGTCCGCCAGCTTGCGCCGACGGGTCGGATGCTCACCGAGTCGGGCCATATCGATCCCCGTGCCGAGCAGGTCGTCCAGCTGCTCAACTGGCTCGTCGCGAACCACCCTGAGGCATTCGCCGATCGCGCCGAGACTCCGTTGGTCGACGCCATGGCCGCGGCTCACGTCGCGATGGGAATCGCCGATGACGATGCTCGGCTGTTGGCTCAACTCGTGCTCGCTGCGACGGTCGGAGTCATCCTGTTCGGCAACGTGCTCGGACTGCAGCCCGGCGACGCTGCGCGCCTGTACGAGATGCAGATGCAGATGGCAACTGCACTTCGCCACGACAGCGGTGCCGACGCCCGTCATCCGGTCGTGCCCGACGGGACGCCGGGTTCAGCCTGA
- a CDS encoding rhodanese-like domain-containing protein, whose product MTSSRALLAVVLTAATTLAACGGNDTGAETAPADSTATVQGNDTDVADIRVVAPEVAARTIADAPDDLVILDVRTREEFDDGHIEGAVMLDFYRDDFADELAKFDPTRPYVLYCRSGNRSSQARAIMADLGFESVEDIDGGIVGWQEAGLPVVTASG is encoded by the coding sequence ATGACGTCATCTCGCGCACTGCTCGCCGTGGTGCTCACCGCAGCGACCACACTCGCCGCCTGCGGGGGAAACGACACCGGCGCCGAGACCGCACCAGCCGACTCGACCGCAACGGTGCAGGGCAACGACACGGACGTCGCCGACATCCGTGTCGTCGCGCCCGAAGTTGCGGCCCGCACCATCGCCGACGCGCCCGACGACCTCGTCATCCTCGACGTTCGGACTCGAGAGGAGTTCGACGACGGGCACATCGAAGGTGCCGTGATGCTGGACTTCTACCGAGACGACTTCGCCGACGAACTCGCGAAGTTCGACCCGACGAGGCCGTACGTCCTGTATTGCCGCTCCGGCAACCGCAGCAGCCAGGCCCGCGCAATCATGGCCGACCTCGGTTTCGAGTCGGTCGAGGACATCGACGGTGGAATCGTCGGTTGGCAGGAAGCAGGCCTCCCGGTCGTCACCGCCTCAGGCTGA
- a CDS encoding NAD-binding protein produces MGRHGRVHHPASAATVLKSLGVMVAQLSGRASDVSSNERISGDERAQLSIRRAEWRRRYKTVLVLALAFVAMVSLFSTLFHELMDYEGRSYSWATSVYWTLTTMTTLGFGDITFESDLGRIFSIVVLLSGSTFLLVMLPFVFIQFVFVPWMNERDRRRAPRSLPATIEGHLILTSMGPVEQALVERSDQAKVPYVVLVDDLDVAGRLHDEGRRVMVGELDDPETYRSARVASAAMVVATRNDPTNTNIAFTVREIAPDTQILATANSPASVDILEIAGADHVLQLGEILGSAMAARTLDIGGTSHVIGEFVGLKIAEAGAVGTAMVGKTLSQLGLRARLGVGIIGVWDRGEFSIANGDMVMQDSMILLLAATDDQLAAFDAEYAVHSADARHAVIVGGGRVGRAIGSTFDREGVTYAIVEQLPDRERPGVRYVIGDAADRSVLDEAGLEEAGAVLITTHDDDVNVYLTRYCRGLRPDVRIVSRSRLDRNVSTLYRAGADSVLSYAGTGSAAIWNHFRGDETLLVAQGLHVFRAPVPKALAGKTLADVHLYRRTQCNVVAVDHGDWVEANPDARQPLPADGELVLVGTDVAESSFTDQFGTERRWVRRRASTPPSHR; encoded by the coding sequence ATGGGTCGCCATGGACGTGTTCACCACCCCGCGTCGGCCGCCACCGTGCTGAAGTCGTTGGGGGTGATGGTCGCCCAGCTGAGCGGACGGGCGAGCGACGTGTCCTCCAATGAGCGGATCTCGGGCGACGAACGGGCCCAGCTCTCGATCCGACGCGCCGAGTGGCGTCGCCGGTACAAGACCGTGCTCGTGCTCGCGCTCGCCTTCGTCGCGATGGTGTCGCTCTTCTCCACCCTGTTCCACGAGCTGATGGACTACGAGGGTCGTTCCTACTCCTGGGCCACGAGCGTCTACTGGACACTCACCACGATGACGACGCTCGGCTTCGGTGACATCACGTTCGAGTCCGATCTCGGCCGCATCTTCTCGATCGTGGTCCTGCTGTCCGGCTCGACCTTCCTGCTCGTCATGTTGCCGTTCGTGTTCATCCAGTTCGTGTTCGTCCCGTGGATGAACGAACGGGACCGGCGACGGGCGCCGCGTTCACTGCCCGCCACGATCGAGGGGCACCTCATCCTCACCTCCATGGGGCCGGTCGAGCAGGCGCTGGTCGAACGATCCGACCAGGCGAAGGTGCCCTACGTCGTACTCGTCGACGACCTCGACGTCGCCGGCCGCCTCCACGACGAGGGTCGACGCGTGATGGTCGGCGAACTCGACGACCCGGAGACCTACCGCAGCGCGCGCGTGGCGAGTGCAGCGATGGTGGTCGCGACCCGCAACGACCCGACGAACACCAACATCGCATTCACCGTCCGCGAGATCGCACCCGACACCCAGATCCTCGCGACCGCCAACTCGCCGGCGTCGGTCGACATCCTCGAGATCGCCGGCGCCGACCACGTGCTCCAGCTCGGCGAGATCCTCGGGTCGGCGATGGCGGCGCGCACGCTCGACATCGGCGGGACGAGCCACGTGATCGGTGAGTTCGTCGGGTTGAAGATCGCCGAAGCGGGAGCTGTCGGCACCGCGATGGTCGGCAAGACACTGAGTCAGCTCGGTCTACGCGCGCGGCTGGGGGTCGGGATCATCGGGGTGTGGGATCGAGGCGAGTTCTCGATCGCGAACGGTGACATGGTGATGCAAGATTCGATGATCCTGCTCCTGGCCGCGACCGACGATCAGCTCGCAGCGTTCGACGCCGAGTACGCCGTCCACTCCGCCGACGCACGACACGCCGTGATCGTCGGCGGTGGACGGGTCGGCCGGGCGATCGGGAGCACGTTCGATCGAGAAGGAGTGACCTACGCGATCGTCGAGCAACTCCCCGACCGCGAGCGGCCGGGCGTCCGATACGTGATCGGCGACGCAGCGGACCGCTCGGTTCTCGACGAGGCCGGGCTCGAGGAGGCCGGCGCCGTGCTGATCACGACCCATGACGACGACGTGAACGTCTATCTGACTCGCTATTGCCGCGGGCTGCGTCCCGATGTGAGGATCGTCTCGCGATCACGCCTCGATCGCAACGTCAGCACGCTCTACCGGGCCGGAGCCGACTCGGTGCTGTCGTACGCCGGCACCGGCTCCGCTGCGATCTGGAACCACTTCCGCGGCGACGAAACGCTGCTCGTTGCTCAGGGACTCCACGTGTTCCGAGCCCCGGTCCCGAAGGCGCTCGCCGGCAAGACGCTCGCCGACGTCCACCTGTACCGACGCACCCAGTGCAACGTCGTCGCGGTCGACCATGGCGACTGGGTCGAGGCCAACCCCGACGCTCGCCAACCGCTACCGGCCGACGGCGAGCTCGTGCTCGTCGGCACCGATGTCGCCGAGTCCAGCTTCACCGATCAGTTCGGTACGGAGCGGCGCTGGGTGCGCCGTCGTGCGAGCACTCCCCCGTCACATCGGTGA